The genomic region AGACCGGACGGCTTCAGTCTCCGCCGCCCCTGAGACCCACCGGGCCGCCACGGCCGTGTCTGTTCCACGAGCGGGAGCCGACTGGTGACGTATCCCGTTCTCCCTGGAGCATCCTCGACACCCGCGGACTGGTCACTGCCGCTGCCGCTGCCGTCGGTGGCTCCGGCGGAGCCTTCGGTTGCACCTTCGATGGCGCCGACGCCGACGCCTTCGACGGCCTCGGCGTCGGTCGTGCCGTCGGACCGGGCAACCCAGGAACTGGCCCGGAATCTGGTCCGCGCTCGTCGCGAACGGCTTTCCGGCACTCTGGTCGTGGTGGGCGACCCGGGCGGCACCTTCTACCTCGCGAACGGCGCCATCGTCGCGGTCGAGTCCCCCGGGGCACCGACCGTGGAAACCCTGCTCGTGCGTTCCGGGCGGATCGGGAAGGACGAGTGGGCGGCCGCCTACCGGGCCGGCGCGACCGTCGGCCGCATCGGAGCGGAACTGATCGACAGGACGCTGGTCGGTGCCGCCGAGCTGCAGCTGATGTGTCTCATGGCGGCCCTGGACGGGGCTCTCTCCGTGGGCATGGGCCGCATGGACGAGTGCATCCTCGAACCCGGCGGGGCCGTCCACCACCTGGTGGCACCACAGGGCATCGAAGCGGACTGGCTGTTCCAGGAGGCGAGTCGCCGTGTCAAGGCTCTTACTTCGCTGCGGGTGCCACTCTGCCCTTTCCGGGACCGGATGACGCTGACGCCCACCGGAGCCTCGTCGGCAGAAGGTTCGACGGCCGGTGAGCGGCGGGACATCCTTCTGCACGTCAACGGCCGTCGCAGCTCGCGGGACATCGCCTTTCTACTGGGGCGGGGCCTCTACGCCGTCACGGTGGAACTCACGCGCATGCTCAGCGACGGCCTGGTCGAGGTGGTGCCCTCCCCTGCGGCCATTCCTCTCGGCGAGCCCGCCGGGGCGGCCGATCGGGTGTCGAGCACCCACGCACCGCACCGCCTGCCGGGCGGGAGCGGGCTGCCTCGGCGCCAGCGCGGCATGAGTGGAATCCACGACGTCCTGCCCCTGCGGCCGGTGACGGATTGCCGGTAGCGGCCGCCCCCACAGAACAGCAAGTCGCACAGGCGACTGGGCGATCCCAGCGTGAACAAACAGGAGAATTGTGACGATCAAAAGTGACGAACTGGCCGCTGAGATGCGTGCGCTCCGCGATCGGGTCGTCGGTGTCACGGACGTGATCGTGGCTTCGGCCGACGGCCTTCTGATCACTGCCGAAGCAGACGTCAGCGTAGACGGGGAGTGCTTGGCCGCTCTCACCGCGGCGGCACTCGGCATCGCTCGCCGGACGGGCACCGCCACAGGCAAGGGACTGGTCCACCACACCGTCGCACGGTTCAACGACGGCTATCTGGTCACGCAGGCGATCGGTGACATGGCGTTGATGGCGGTGCTTGGCGACTCGGGCATGGAC from Streptomyces sp. NBC_00190 harbors:
- a CDS encoding MarR family transcriptional regulator, with amino-acid sequence MAPTPTPSTASASVVPSDRATQELARNLVRARRERLSGTLVVVGDPGGTFYLANGAIVAVESPGAPTVETLLVRSGRIGKDEWAAAYRAGATVGRIGAELIDRTLVGAAELQLMCLMAALDGALSVGMGRMDECILEPGGAVHHLVAPQGIEADWLFQEASRRVKALTSLRVPLCPFRDRMTLTPTGASSAEGSTAGERRDILLHVNGRRSSRDIAFLLGRGLYAVTVELTRMLSDGLVEVVPSPAAIPLGEPAGAADRVSSTHAPHRLPGGSGLPRRQRGMSGIHDVLPLRPVTDCR
- a CDS encoding roadblock/LC7 domain-containing protein produces the protein MTIKSDELAAEMRALRDRVVGVTDVIVASADGLLITAEADVSVDGECLAALTAAALGIARRTGTATGKGLVHHTVARFNDGYLVTQAIGDMALMAVLGDSGMDVKRFHAESQSSADRIGLLLTSATGIAPAG